One stretch of Arachis duranensis cultivar V14167 chromosome 1, aradu.V14167.gnm2.J7QH, whole genome shotgun sequence DNA includes these proteins:
- the LOC107491439 gene encoding oleosin H2, with translation MADIQQYYQQDHQDVSATKERSSSHILALATLLPFGASLLFLAGVTLLATLIGVALATPLFIIFSPILIPAALVIAFSVSGFLTSGAFGVTSVSSFAWMASYLRRSRLQESLLHAKDRAQQIMSNMAQRAKEAGATVVSEAQDTAQQAHDAPTDTDSTVSVTPSESQTSDTQSGSGSGSGGGTQTRDTASTTETKDEGGGGGKSKDRKKTSS, from the coding sequence ATGGCTGACATTCAACAGTACTACCAGCAAGACCACCAAGATGTCTCAGCCACCAAGGAACGCTCTTCTTCCCACATCCTTGCCCTCGCCACCCTCCTTCCTTTCGGTGCCTCACTCCTCTTCCTCGCCGGAGTCACTCTCCTCGCCACCCTCATCGGCGTCGCCCTCGCAACCCCCCTCTTTATAATCTTCAGCCCAATCTTGATCCCCGCAGCTCTCGTCATCGCCTTCTCCGTCTCGGGATTCTTGACATCGGGTGCCTTCGGCGTAACCTCAGTCTCTTCGTTCGCGTGGATGGCCAGTTATCTCCGCCGATCTCGCCTTCAAGAAAGTCTGCTGCATGCCAAGGACCGGGCTCAGCAGATTATGTCCAACATGGCCCAACGAGCCAAAGAGGCTGGTGCCACTGTCGTTAGTGAGGCCCAAGACACGGCCCAACAAGCCCACGATGCACCGACTGACACCGACAGTACCGTATCCGTGACCCCGTCTGAGTCCCAGACGAGTGATACACAGAGTGGGAGTGGAAGTGGGAGTGGGGGTGGGACCCAAACGAGAGACACCGCCTCTACCACCGAGACTAAGGATGAGGGAGGAGGAGGGGGAAAGAGCAAAGATCGAAAGAAAACATCGTCCTGa
- the LOC107491447 gene encoding tryptophan aminotransferase-related protein 2 has protein sequence MASGNQRMKKKMENPPRSMLRHVLVVSLALNVSFILRIMLYQTQQTHHKSPFSISSSSSTAARRRSLVNSTRSDRPPDKERLINLDHGDPRMYERYWRKRGEKTSITIAGWESMSYFSQGENICWFMEPELAEEVVRLHNLVGNAVTQGRHIVVGTGSSQLFLAALYALSPTHHSHQPITIVSALPYYSSYPSMTDYQKSGLYKWGGDAETYDDEKDGPYIELVTSPNNPDGYTRESVVKNKRQGLFIHDLAYYWPQYTPISYPSDHDLTLFTLSKATGHSGTRIGWALVKDSVVAKKMTKFIELNTIGVSKDSQLRAAKILEAVSDSCEEEESFFKYSYEIMAHRWRKLRAAVEGNALFTLPNFSPAFCNFFNHYTQPQPAFLWLKCEGLIEDCASFLRQHKILSRSGERFGVSPKYVRISMLDTDENFMEFIERLSSIHL, from the exons ATGGCAAGTGGCAATcagagaatgaagaagaagatggaaaatCCACCAAGAAGCATGTTGAGGCATGTTCTTGTGGTTTCTCTGGCTTTGAATGTCAGCTTCATACTCAGAATAATGCTTTACCAAACTCAACAAACTCACCACAAATCTCCTTTTTCTatctcttcatcatcatcaacagcAGCAAGAAGAAGGTCATTGGTTAATTCAACTCGTTCGGATCGTCCCCCAGACAAAGAGAGACTCATTAATCTCGACCA TGGAGATCCTAGAATGTATGAAAGATATTGGAGAAAGAGAGGTGAGAAAACAAGTATCACAATTGCAGGGTGGGAGTCAATGAGCTATTTCTCGCAAGGAGAAAACATTTGTTGGTTCATGGAACCCGAGCTTGCTGAAGAGGTTGTGAGACTTCACAATTTGGTTGGAAATGCAGTGACACAAGGGCGCCATATTGTTGTTGGCACAGGCTCCTCTCAGCTCTTTCTTGCTGCTCTCTATGCTTTGTCTCCCACTCATCATTCTCATCAACCCATTACTATTGTCTCAGCACTACCCTATTACTCG TCGTACCCATCAATGACAGATTACCAGAAATCGGGGCTATACAAATGGGGTGGAGATGCAGAGACTTATGATGATGAGAAAGATGGTCCCTACATAGAGCTGGTAACTTCACCAAATAACCCTGATGGATACACAAGGGAATCAGTGGTCAAGAACAAGAGGCAGGGATTGTTTATTCATGACCTTGCTTATTATTGGCCTCAGTACACTCCCATTTCATACCCTTCAGATCATGACCTCACCCTTTTCACTCTCTCAAAAGCCACTGGTCATTCTGGCACTCGCATAGG ATGGGCGCTGGTTAAAGACTCTGTGGTGGCGAAGAAGATGACGAAATTTATAGAGCTAAATACAATAGGTGTGTCTAAGGATTCTCAACTGAGAGCTGCTAAGATTTTGGAGGCAGTGTCTGACAgctgtgaagaagaagaatcattCTTCAAGTATAGCTATGAAATCATGGCTCATAGATGGAGGAAATTGAGAGCAGCAGTTGAGGGTAATGCCTTATTCACTCTGCCTAACTTTTCTCCTGCTTTCTGCAACTTCTTCAATCACTACACTCAACCTCAACCAG CTTTTTTGTGGTTGAAGTGCGAGGGGTTAATAGAGGATTGCGCAAGCTTCCTTAGACAACACAAGATCTTATCAAGAAGTGGGGAGCGTTTTGGGGTTAGCCCAAAATACGTTAGAATTAGCATGCTTGATACAGATGAAAATTTCATGGAGTTTATAGAAAGGTTATCTTCTATACATCTGTAA